In Oncorhynchus keta strain PuntledgeMale-10-30-2019 unplaced genomic scaffold, Oket_V2 Un_contig_17543_pilon_pilon, whole genome shotgun sequence, the genomic stretch CAGCTTAGTCACCCAAGTGGTCGTAGCAGACTGCACCTTTAAATAAAGCTCTGCATCTCTCCCAGGTCGCACTTAATAATTAACTCTCCAGACAAGACACTTCATCTCAGCTTTTATTGAAAATGACACCTCATTTCTTGGCCTTGAAATATTCCTCAATCACGTCCTTGGCCTGAGACTCCTTGCCATAGTCCTGTAGAGGGGATGGGACAGTGTTAGACAGCATGGGGGGAGAAAACAGTTACACAGGATACCAGCTACAGGACACTCCAATGTTTAGAACAAACTGAGaagtgtcccaaatgacaccttatATAGTGAACTTAATcctataaagtagtgcactacatacacAGGGAATAATGGTCCAATTTGGAACAGATTTATGTCCATATATTATGGTCAGTATTCGGATTtaatgaatttaaaaaatgtattttacaaaATGTTCTATTGTGAACTGCGatgtgctgtctgtccccaccctgagatgtgctgtctgtccccaccctgagatgtgctgtctgtccccaccctgagatgtgctgtctgtccccaccctgagatgtgcCGTCTGTCTCCAACCTGAAATGTGCCGTCTGTCTCCACCCTGAAATgtgccgtctgtccccaccctgagatgtgcCGTCTGTGCCCACACTGAGATGTGCCgtctgtctccaccctgagatgtgCCGTCTGTCCCCACACTGAGATGTGCCGTCTGTCCCCACACTGAGATGTGCCGTCTGTCCCCACACTGAGATGTGCCGTCTGTCCCCACACTGAGATgtgccgtctgtccccaccctgagatgtgcCGTCTGTCCCCACACTGAGATGTGCCGTCTGTCCCACCCTGAGATGTGCTGTCttgtctccaccctgagatgtgctgtctgtctccaccctgagatgtgctgtctgtctccacactgagatgtgctgtctgtccccacactgagatgtgctgtctgtccccacactgagatgtgctgtctgtctccaccctgagatgtgcagtctgtccccaccctgagatgtgTTGTCTGTCTCCAACCTGAAATGTGTCTGTCTCCACACTGAGATGTGCCGTCTGTCCCCACACTGAGATGTGCCGTCTGTCCCCACACTGAGATGTGCCGTCTGTCCCCACACTGAGATGTGCCGTCTGTCCCCACACTGAGATGTGCCGTCTGTCCCCACActgagatgtgtctgtctgtcccacacTGAGATGTGCCgtctgtctccaccctgagatgtgccgtctgtctccaccctgagatgtgctgtcttgtctccaccctgagatgtgctgtcttgtctccaccctgagatgtgctgtctgtccccacactgagatgtgctgtctgtccccacactgagatgtgctgtctgtccccacactgagatgtgctgtctgtccccacactgagatgtgctgtctgtctccacactgagatgtgctgtctgtccccaccctgagatgtgctgtctgtccccaccctgagatgtgctgtctgtccccaccctgagatgtgctgtctgtccccaccctgagatgtgctgtctgtccccaccctgagatgtgctgtctgtccccaccctgagatgtgctgtctgtccccaccctgagatgtgctgtctgtccccaccctgagatgtgctgtctgtccccaccctgagatgtgctgtctgtccccaccctgagatgtgctgtctgtccccaccctgagatgtgctgtctgtccccaccctgagatgtgctgtctgtccccacccagagatgtgctgtctgtccccaccctgagatgtgctgtctgtccccaccctgagatgtgctgtctgtccccacacagagatgtgctgtctgtctccATACAGAGATGTGCTGTCCCACCCTGAGATGTTGTGATTCATCAGGCCGAGATGTGCAGATTTAGACACACAGAGATGTGCTGTCTGTTTACTGGATTTGCTGTTATTTCCCCAGGAACAGAGATGGTTTGGGGCAGTCTGTCTCCAAATTACAGAGATGTCTGTCCTTCACCCTAGTCAGCGTTGATGATTCATCAGGCTGTCAGTATGATATCCCAGATTTGTACACTGTGGTCATATTAATAGTTCACTGGGTTTTCAGTTATTTATCCCAGGAATAGGGGAGTGGTTTGTGGTCAGTAAATAGAGTTGCACACTGTGGTCAGTTACCGTAGAGTTGTACACTGTTCAaccctagtcagttgtacactGTGGTATCGGTAGAGTTGTACACTGTGGTCAGTACGGTAGAGTTGTACACTGTGGTCAGTATGATATCGGTAGAGTTGTACACTGTGGTCAGTATGTTAAAGATTGATTCAGTCTACTAATGGTACATGTAGCCATTAATTGGGACCCCAGACACCACAGCGAGGTGTAGGAGCTCGTACCCTGGCAAGACACTCTGACCAGCTGTATAGGACAAGCAGCTGCATGGCACTGACAGCACAGCAGCTGCACTCGCCTGGCCCACTACTGACGCCCGGGTCGACTCCTCACAACCCGCAGTCCAGTTAATAAAGAGAATACCTTTTAAAAATCCATATATACTTTAAAATGATTGTGCAATTTAtctctataggctacattgaggtcTTTCATTATTTCAGGTGATCTAGTTTAGGTGCATAAACTTTAAGGTTTAACTGTACTCGCGCCAAATAGCCAACATTGTGAGGCAGCAGTGCCGGCTGTGTTGTGTGGTGAGTGTGAGGCAGCAGTGCCTGCTGTttagatgggttaaatggaaactgacatctggacactgactgtaggtctagaACTCCCCACTACCCTGTTTATGACATCACAAAGAGCAGTCCAACTCCTCGCTACCCTGTTTATGACATCACAAAGAGCAGTCCAACTCCTCGCTACCCTGTTTATGACATCACAAAGAGCAGTCCAACTCCTCGCTACCCTCTTTATGACATCACAGTGGATTCACACCAATCCTGCAGCTTTCCCTCCCGAGGTGGTTCCAGAACAGAGCAGTGGGTTTCATACCTTGATCACAACACAGCTGCAGCCCACCACCTTACGGGGTTTCCCCTCCCGGTCGATCTTGCACAGACCAACCCACTCGCCCAGCTTCTTGTTGTCATCAACCTGGTGgtcagagacaggggggagagttTCAATACACAAGCTGTACTACCACCTAGTATCTCCATAGGGCAGTGATAACATGACTGCAGTCCCCACTGTTTACAGAGTGACCCAGATGGCTGCCTATTCCCTACACAGCGCACTAATATTAACCAGGGCTCGGTTCCCCAAAATTACTTTAATGCCAATTTAAAATCGTTAGAACCTTCGTAGGAGCATCAGAGCAGTTACCCAAAACCCTCACTATTAAATGTTGTACTTGTAATTTAAAAAAACGCCAGCTCCAGAATAAAAGATGACTACTAATAAAGTTGCCAATGTATTTGTAATCGAGACAAACCACATAATAAAAGACAATTGAAGTGAAAACCGAAATGACtgcattaacctgttactcctaccccctacttttccgaaacattctgttaaaaatcgcgcaacatttcagcaccctgctgctcaggccaggaatatagtatatgcatatgattagtatgtgtggatagaaaacactcaagacgtttataaaactggttaaatcacggctgtgactataacagaatgtgcgtttcatcgaaaagtgcaggaaaatctgatcactgaaaatatatccatgcgccacttcaaccccattgttaaacgtgaaccacattaaatggggccgaggttgcaatacctacagcttccacacgatgtcaacagtcttgtcatttgcctacgatttgtttcttggtcaaacggacacaaggcagcgcagttcttccggtctccgaccggatattttgattgagatt encodes the following:
- the LOC127919807 gene encoding uncharacterized protein LOC127919807; amino-acid sequence: MNHNISGWDSTSLYGDRQHISVWGQTAHLRVGTDSTSQGGDRQHISGWGQTAHLRVGTDSTSQGGDRQHISGWGQTAHLRVGTDSTSQGGDRQHISGWGQTAHLRVGTDSTSQGGDRQHISGWGQTAHLRVGTDSTSQGGDRQHISGWGQTAHLSVETDSTSQCGDRQHISVWGQTAHLSVGTDSTSQCGDRQHISGWRQDSTSQGGDKTAHLRVETDGTSQGWRQTAHLSVGTDGTSQGGDRRHISGWRQTAHFRLETDGTSQGGDRQHISGWGQTAHLRVGTDSTSQGGDRQHIAVHNRTFCKIHFLNSLNPNTDHNIWT